The Neofelis nebulosa isolate mNeoNeb1 chromosome X, mNeoNeb1.pri, whole genome shotgun sequence genome has a segment encoding these proteins:
- the LOC131502681 gene encoding E3 ubiquitin-protein ligase RLIM-like produces the protein MENSDSDEEDGSVARSRSQMDRLVREENFYEFVNNLSEEDYKLMRDNDLLGIPGESTLEELLKRLQQIKENPPENSEENTGGGESSGNSGGYLLDWLNAFGQTEYVTSGQRENQSWEEIIQINSDSNDSTFSLEVNSNPNNGSPNPENEYVASTRSPRTYNMENSQSQAENTQSESTFIRSPGSEQSTTEALIQVPVTRGRRRARSSSPDHQRTRARTESSPAPNRMSELLRRFHYSITSPTFEQPLVNETERFSRIQHQETSRQQITGLELQNRGLATSGSSSALQEENSPGTTNDDESQGLGQINPTIQFDCEVGQVHPRADSQRDSTATRIQLMSETPNNALTLESEQGGRRDMFPHSEQADARAYVRNARIPSLHIILTTGFNDIPPPAIQSTLRQTVTGSNGLSGNLRASDTDLVHSVSLLSPNMEREESRNERDDSDGRTHSDCNSNPSSDFHSSCTLISSSGSSYLSSSNSTPISSSSSRDEYSEISSVMFEGSNDISLSPGLSSETRQENRSMSPIIFDDSDSWTSLNLDHFFLLNEDDHDQHTGLTKAQIDNLAIRSFGEGGALKACTICITEYTEGNKLRILPCTHEFHVHCIDRWLSENSTCPICRREVAGSAERENSN, from the exons ATGGAAAATTCAGATTCTGATGAAGAAGATGGATCCGTGGCCCGGAGCAGAAGTCAGATGGACCGATTGGTCCGGGAAGAAAACTTCTATGAATTTGTAAATAACCTGAGTGAAGAAGATTACAAGCTTATGAGGGATAACGATTTATTAGGCATCCCTGGTGAAAGTACATTAGAAGAGTTGCTGAAGAGACttcaacaaattaaagaaaacccaCCGGAAAACTCGGAGGAAAATACAG GTGGAGGAGAGTCTTCCGGTAATAGTGGTGGGTATCTATTAGACTGGCTGAACGCTTTCGGACAAACTGAATATGTGACAAGTGGGCAAAGAGAAAACCAATCTTGGGAAGAAATAATCCAGATTAATTCAGACAGTAATGACTCCACATTCAGTTTAGAAGTAAATTCTAACCCTAATAATGGGAGCCCAAATCCAGAGAATGAATATGTAGCATCTACAAGATCTCCCAGAACATACAACATGGAAAACAGCCAAAGTCAAGCAGAAAACACACAATCTGAATCAACATTTATAAGATCACCTGGATCAGAACAAAGTACAACTGAAGCATTAATACAAGTCCCAGTTACCAGAGGTCGGCGAAGAGCAAGAAGCAGTAGCCCTGACCATCAGAGAACCAGAGCAAGAACTGAAAGTAGTCCGGCTCCAAACAGAATGAGTGAACTTTTACGAAGATTTCATTATAGTATAACATCTCCAACTTTTGAGCAGCCTCTGGTAAATGAGACTGAGAGATTTTCTAGGATTCAGCACCAAGAAACATCAAGACAGCAAATAACTGGACTTGAGCTGCAAAATAGGGGTCTTGCAACTTCTGGATCAAGCAGTGCACTTCAAGAAGAAAATTCTCCAGGCACAACCAATGATGATGAATCTCAGGGACTGGGACAGATAAATCCAACCATACAGTTCGATTGTGAAGTAGGACAAGTTCATCCTAGGGCGGACTCTCAAAGAGACAGCACAGCTACCAGAATTCAGTTAATGTCTGAGACGCCAAACAACGCTCTCACTTTAGAAAGTGAACAAGGAGGACGCAGGGATATGTTTCCACATTCTGAGCAGGCAGATGCAAGAGCTTATGTCAGGAACGCCAGAATTCCTTCTCTTCATATTATTTTAACTACTGGTTTCAATGATATACCACCTCCTGCAATTCAGAGCACATTAAGGCAGACAGTGACAGGATCCAATGGCTTAAGTGGTAATCTCAGGGCCAGTGACACTGATTTAGTACACAGTGTCTCACTCCTAAGTCCAAACATGGAAAGGGAAGAGTCACGAAATGAAAGAGATGATTCTGATGGTAGGACTCATTCTGATTGCAATTCAAATCCTAGTTCTGATTTCCATTCAAGTTGTACATTGATTTCTAGTTCAGGCTCCAGTTACCTGTCTAGTTCCAATTCTACTCCTATTTCCAGTTCCAGCTCCAGGGATGAATATTCAGAAATTAGCTCAGTAATGTTTGAAGGCAGTAATGACATAAGCTTATCACCAGGCTTGTCATCAGAAACCAGGCAAGAAAATAGATCTATGAGCCCAATAATATTTGATGACAGTGACTCTTGGACCTCCCTTAATCTGGaccattttttcctcttaaatgaAGATGATCATGACCAACATACAGGACTTACCAAAGCACAGATTGACAATTTGGCTATAAGATCTTTTGGTGAAGGTGGTGCATTAAAAGCCTGTACCATCTGCATCACCGAGTACACAGAAGGCAACAAACTTCGCATCCTACCTTGCACCCATGAATTTCATGTCCACTGTATCGATCGCTGGCTGTCAGAGAACTCCACTTGTCCAATTTGTCGTAGGGAAGTAGCAGGTTCTGctgagagagaaaattctaattGA